The proteins below come from a single Halobacillus salinarum genomic window:
- a CDS encoding GNAT family N-acetyltransferase, translating to MNPILLDFPHEFETERLHIRMPRPGDGKIVYHAIQASIKELRPWLPFAQKDQTEEETEINIRESHIRFLKREDLRLLVFHKETGDLVCSTGLHRMDWNVRKFEIGYWANTLWSGKGYVTEAVDGVTKFAFNELAARRVEVRCDAKNVRSKAVPERLGFELEGIFKNEDLSVDGEEVRDTCVYAKINGKQEG from the coding sequence ATGAATCCCATATTGCTGGATTTTCCTCATGAATTTGAAACAGAACGCTTACATATCCGTATGCCGAGACCTGGAGATGGAAAAATCGTATATCATGCGATCCAGGCTTCTATTAAGGAACTGAGGCCGTGGCTCCCGTTTGCTCAAAAGGACCAGACAGAAGAAGAAACGGAAATCAACATTCGTGAATCACATATTCGTTTTCTAAAACGGGAAGATTTGCGGCTGCTTGTCTTTCACAAAGAAACCGGAGACCTTGTGTGTTCTACAGGACTTCACCGCATGGATTGGAATGTCCGAAAATTTGAGATCGGCTATTGGGCCAACACTCTTTGGAGTGGCAAAGGGTATGTGACGGAGGCCGTGGATGGAGTGACCAAGTTTGCTTTTAATGAACTTGCAGCTCGTCGAGTGGAGGTCCGCTGTGATGCCAAAAATGTAAGAAGCAAGGCAGTTCCAGAAAGGCTCGGGTTTGAATTGGAAGGTATCTTCAAAAATGAAGACCTTTCTGTCGATGGTGAGGAAGTGCGCGATACGTGCGTGTATGCCAAGATCAATGGTAAACAGGAGGGATAA
- a CDS encoding serine hydrolase domain-containing protein, with amino-acid sequence MNDVDIEKKMREFQVPGLSFSTVRNAMIQETVVKGVLEAGTDRNVNESSLFNACSMSKWTAAMLVLKLVGEGTLSLDEEVNYYLQGDDHEDYSPITLRSLLSHQAGFIDPPKSFGEYESRYGRPAIDDLLAGKTVYCQEQIYPKVSPGEKFIYTDAGFCFLQYMIEKITGESFETVVEQKIFTPLQMNHSQITSSPEQCTDKMACGHDSSGKRLEEKFSIYPYPAAAGLWSSSDDLAKLLVEVMKAVSGKGKLGIPQESAKEMVTSQGCSEWTGLGVFIDPSGDLLEISSLGWGAGYQSLMAAYPFAGRGAIVMTNADLGVHQLEGLIGEILPHIL; translated from the coding sequence GTGAACGATGTAGACATTGAAAAGAAAATGAGAGAATTTCAAGTCCCAGGGTTAAGTTTTTCCACGGTAAGAAACGCAATGATCCAAGAAACAGTTGTTAAAGGTGTGCTGGAAGCAGGAACCGATAGAAACGTGAATGAATCTTCCTTGTTTAATGCTTGTTCTATGAGCAAATGGACGGCTGCTATGCTGGTATTAAAGCTGGTCGGTGAAGGGACTCTATCTCTGGATGAGGAAGTGAACTATTATTTGCAAGGGGACGATCACGAGGATTATTCTCCGATCACCCTTCGTTCTCTTTTATCTCACCAGGCAGGATTTATAGATCCTCCGAAAAGTTTCGGCGAATATGAAAGCCGTTATGGACGGCCTGCTATAGATGACTTATTAGCTGGAAAAACGGTTTATTGCCAGGAGCAAATTTATCCCAAGGTATCCCCAGGAGAGAAATTTATCTATACTGATGCGGGGTTCTGCTTCCTGCAGTACATGATTGAGAAGATAACTGGGGAATCCTTTGAGACAGTGGTTGAGCAGAAGATCTTTACACCTCTCCAAATGAACCATAGCCAAATTACCAGTTCCCCTGAACAATGCACGGACAAGATGGCTTGCGGCCACGATTCATCAGGCAAGAGGCTGGAAGAAAAGTTCTCTATTTATCCTTATCCAGCTGCTGCGGGACTCTGGTCGAGTTCTGACGATTTAGCGAAGCTGTTAGTAGAGGTTATGAAGGCTGTCAGTGGTAAAGGAAAACTAGGAATTCCTCAAGAATCGGCTAAAGAGATGGTGACCTCTCAAGGATGTTCTGAATGGACAGGACTAGGTGTATTTATTGATCCATCAGGAGATCTTCTCGAAATCTCGTCTTTAGGATGGGGGGCGGGGTATCAATCGCTTATGGCCGCCTATCCTTTTGCGGGCCGTGGTGCTATAGTAATGACAAATGCCGATCTAGGTGTCCACCAGCTGGAAGGGCTGATCGGAGAAATTCTTCCTCATATTCTATGA
- a CDS encoding carbonic anhydrase yields MSEGKFVTAINCMDGRVQQPVFNWMKERFSAPYVDMITEAGPNKVLLEGSDEEVNAIKSKVMISYEAHGSEVIAIIGHHDCAGNPVDKEEKVAQIQKAVDKIKSWDLNVEVLGLYVNENWEVESAS; encoded by the coding sequence ATGTCTGAAGGAAAATTTGTGACGGCCATTAATTGTATGGATGGACGAGTCCAGCAGCCCGTCTTCAACTGGATGAAAGAGCGCTTCTCAGCTCCCTATGTAGATATGATCACCGAAGCCGGCCCGAATAAGGTTCTCTTAGAAGGGTCTGATGAGGAAGTCAATGCTATTAAATCAAAGGTAATGATCTCCTATGAAGCCCACGGCTCTGAAGTCATAGCGATTATCGGCCACCACGATTGCGCCGGAAATCCGGTGGATAAAGAAGAAAAAGTTGCCCAAATCCAAAAAGCCGTCGATAAAATCAAATCCTGGGATTTAAACGTAGAAGTACTTGGATTGTATGTGAATGAAAACTGGGAAGTTGAATCTGCATCCTGA
- the sipW gene encoding signal peptidase I SipW translates to MSGKKILSVLSTLLNILLFAVLVSMIFLVISAKASGGEPNIFGYQIKTVLSGSMEPTFKTGSVIAVNPDIDNKTFQKGDIVTFMKDKDTLVTHRIIDVQKTGNNVIYHTKGDNNDGPDMDPLLAENVVGEYTGITIPYLGKMITFANSQLGAVFLLIVPGVLLILYSAFTIWKTLGQFVDNKEVKNQTTKQEAQ, encoded by the coding sequence ATGAGTGGCAAGAAAATACTGAGTGTGCTCAGTACCCTTTTAAATATTCTGTTGTTTGCCGTGTTAGTAAGTATGATCTTTTTAGTTATCTCGGCAAAAGCTTCGGGAGGAGAACCCAATATCTTTGGATACCAAATAAAAACGGTTCTCTCAGGATCTATGGAGCCTACATTTAAAACTGGGTCCGTCATAGCTGTCAATCCCGACATTGATAATAAAACCTTTCAAAAAGGAGACATTGTAACCTTCATGAAAGATAAGGATACACTTGTCACCCATAGAATTATCGACGTCCAGAAGACTGGAAACAACGTAATCTACCACACTAAAGGGGACAACAATGATGGTCCAGATATGGATCCTCTCCTTGCTGAAAATGTGGTTGGAGAATATACAGGAATCACCATTCCTTATTTAGGAAAAATGATAACTTTTGCAAATTCACAGCTTGGAGCAGTTTTCCTTCTCATTGTACCAGGAGTCCTTCTCATTCTGTATTCAGCCTTTACGATCTGGAAAACTCTCGGACAATTTGTGGACAATAAAGAGGTTAAGAACCAAACCACTAAACAGGAAGCACAATAG
- a CDS encoding TasA family protein — protein MSVKKKLAMGVMTGALGLSLVGGGTYAAFNDTATINNHFASGELDLVVGKSANKPISFDLTNMKPGDNVQRIFKLSNGGTLAIKDVLLTATASNFSDTDGDSGKNAFLSQFEVNFMNTDGETSQWQPREDVIMDNATLTLADLVNNSVSSKIKPGHLVDGKINLASIATGDTRGIPVDPPDTDDVFIQITFKDDPTKNGNNEYVQNKFMNASVDFYFNLEATQWDGVDVDSHNGNGAVNNGVQSSSDGTGTPDPKTDSAGGTHSEEVTD, from the coding sequence ATGAGTGTAAAAAAGAAATTGGCAATGGGCGTGATGACAGGTGCACTTGGACTATCTTTAGTTGGTGGAGGAACATATGCGGCTTTTAACGACACAGCGACAATTAATAACCATTTTGCTTCTGGCGAACTTGATTTGGTAGTAGGAAAAAGTGCAAACAAACCGATTAGCTTTGATCTCACAAACATGAAGCCTGGCGACAATGTACAAAGGATCTTTAAGTTAAGTAACGGCGGCACTCTTGCTATTAAAGATGTTCTACTTACCGCTACAGCAAGTAATTTCAGTGATACCGATGGTGATTCTGGTAAAAATGCATTCCTATCCCAATTTGAAGTGAATTTCATGAACACTGATGGAGAAACTTCCCAATGGCAGCCAAGAGAAGATGTAATTATGGATAATGCAACATTAACTTTAGCAGATTTAGTAAATAATAGTGTTTCTTCCAAAATTAAACCAGGACATTTAGTAGATGGAAAAATCAATCTCGCTTCTATCGCTACGGGAGATACTAGAGGTATTCCTGTCGATCCACCTGACACGGATGATGTATTTATTCAAATTACCTTTAAAGATGATCCAACAAAAAATGGTAATAATGAATATGTACAGAACAAGTTTATGAATGCTAGTGTCGACTTCTACTTTAACCTAGAAGCTACTCAATGGGATGGAGTCGATGTAGACTCCCATAACGGAAATGGAGCAGTAAATAATGGTGTCCAAAGCTCATCAGATGGCACAGGAACACCGGATCCTAAAACAGACAGCGCTGGCGGCACACATTCTGAAGAAGTTACAGACTAA
- a CDS encoding LPXTG cell wall anchor domain-containing protein, which yields MDISNHSTKLFFNVDNLKPGDWTTSQLIIKNSQQSTRKYTMFVKQNSGSELLFNQLHLTIKDSSSTIYDGKLSQFNGFDNRSLSASETETLDFEVKFPYESGNEFQGLGTDVVFQFLAEADPAPGTTPDQDTNPGSTPVSSGHAETPQVQPVFASGGLLPQTGQGVPYLYYIIGGLLLAAGGSLFIKSRFVQKL from the coding sequence GTGGACATCAGCAATCACTCAACGAAATTATTTTTTAATGTAGATAACCTTAAGCCGGGAGACTGGACGACAAGCCAATTAATTATTAAAAACAGCCAACAGAGTACCCGGAAATATACGATGTTCGTAAAACAGAATTCCGGTTCAGAATTACTTTTTAACCAATTACATTTAACGATAAAAGATTCGTCCAGCACCATTTATGATGGAAAGCTCAGCCAGTTTAATGGTTTTGATAACAGAAGTCTTTCCGCATCTGAAACCGAAACACTTGATTTCGAAGTTAAGTTCCCCTATGAATCCGGGAATGAATTCCAAGGTTTAGGGACAGATGTTGTCTTCCAATTTCTCGCTGAAGCAGATCCTGCACCTGGCACAACACCAGATCAGGATACAAACCCAGGCAGTACACCTGTATCCAGCGGTCATGCAGAGACACCGCAAGTACAGCCGGTATTTGCAAGCGGTGGTCTTCTTCCACAGACCGGTCAGGGAGTTCCTTATCTCTACTATATAATTGGAGGATTGCTGCTGGCAGCTGGCGGTTCCCTTTTTATAAAGAGCCGGTTCGTCCAAAAATTATAA
- a CDS encoding class D sortase: MKWLALLIMLAGIGILIFPSAENYYASYKKNQLMEQFENGNSPPPPGSMTKDSFQALQQVLEEGDSSISVSSPSSSYVLGILEIPSIEVKQPILEGATSQNLKYGVGHLTNTASLGEKGNAALAGHHSYQSGKLFNRLSEVKKGDVLTVTLTHKKLTYKVTDTFLVKPNDRSVLSQSYTKPVITLITCNTAEHPTHRLIVRAALIPSKNG; encoded by the coding sequence ATGAAATGGCTGGCTCTATTGATTATGTTAGCGGGGATTGGCATACTCATCTTTCCTAGTGCAGAAAATTATTATGCCTCGTATAAAAAGAACCAGTTGATGGAACAGTTTGAAAACGGAAACTCTCCTCCCCCTCCTGGTTCCATGACAAAAGACAGCTTTCAAGCCTTGCAACAGGTATTAGAGGAAGGGGATTCTTCCATATCCGTCTCTTCGCCTTCAAGCTCTTATGTACTCGGCATTTTAGAAATACCCAGTATTGAGGTAAAACAGCCCATTCTTGAAGGGGCCACCAGCCAAAATCTCAAGTATGGCGTCGGACATCTGACAAACACCGCTTCACTTGGAGAAAAAGGGAATGCCGCTCTTGCCGGGCACCACTCCTATCAATCTGGCAAACTTTTTAACCGTCTAAGTGAGGTAAAAAAAGGCGACGTGCTTACCGTTACTCTGACGCATAAGAAACTAACTTATAAGGTAACAGATACTTTTTTAGTCAAGCCGAATGATAGATCTGTATTATCTCAATCCTATACAAAACCGGTGATTACATTGATTACTTGTAATACAGCTGAGCATCCTACGCACCGCTTGATCGTCAGGGCGGCATTAATTCCATCGAAAAATGGATAA